The DNA window CTCTTCTaggttgtagaaaatggtgctgTTGGAGAAGTTTAGACATTCTTCATCATCTCGTTTGCTTGGGTCGTCGATGATCCCAACAgtctccagaattttccagaaattttccagattttagTTACAAGCTCGGCTAAATCGTCATGGTGAGTTGGATTTGTCACGTTGTCGTTCACCATTATGGGAGTACATACAAGTGAGTTTTTCATGTTGAGGGACTCTTTAATAATGATGTCACCTACTGCGGTGTGAAGTAGTCGATATCCATCGGGAAGCAAGCGATAATGGAAGTCTTTGGAGAGTACTAAATCCCAGAAGTAATCGTTTCCGATTAGGATTGATGGTTTGCAAGTGGAATGTGTGAATATTTCATGGGGAGCTCCTTGAGTAGTCAAAATGTGTTGGAGATGTCCTGTGAGAGTGGGAACTGATTTCACCTCCAAATGTTGCGGTGCTTTTTCGGTAATTACGTCGATCGTATGATTTTGGCAGCGTAAAGGTAGAGCTTCGTCCGTTCCAAAAGTAGTTACGTTGATGTACTCTGTTGCAAGCACGGGTAGGTTAAGTGTAGCTGCGAGTTCTTGCGTTATTTATGATTTGCTTGAGTTGGAATCGAAGAACGCCGTTGCAGTAACTTTTCTGGAGGTGTCGAAAGGATTAAACAGATTTGTGCACTTGAGTGAGCTTGTGAAGATTGACGAATAGTTGATATGAATTGCTGATTCGAAGAACACGCAAAGGTTGCAGCGTCCTCAGAGTTTTCTACTGGTTGTCCAGTTACTGGTTCTGCTATAGCGATATCTGAACACAGTTCAGTAACGTGTATCGGATGGTTTTGAAGCCTCAGTGGTCGATTTGTTGTAGAGCTCGTTTTTTGTTGGACGCGAGTTGATGCGACTTGCGGCTGTGGAGTCTGATAGGTTTTCTGAGTGTTTCGGTAACATAAGGATGGTGCTTCTTCGAGCAGAATTTACAAGTGAACTTTGACGGGCATTCCTTGATGACATGACGTGAAGAGAGACAGTTGTAACATAGTCGTCGAGTTCCTACTTGTTCATTCCTTTGATTCGTACTAGTGAAGGTGTCGCAATCTGTCGCAATGTGATTTCGAGAACTGCAGAAAGAGCACTTTCTTGTTGATTTCTTTTGAACCCTTCTAGTGTGAGCTGAGCGTGAAGCAATCGTGAGGTTGACCTGAAACACGTGGTGGGATTACCCTGATTCGTTTGCTGTCGTGAGtgatattttatttcgaaGAGGGTAGAATCTTTGCGCACGACATCCGTCAAAAGATGCAGAAGTTCGCTAGGAGTGACGTTGTGGCTGTTGGACGTTTTTGTCGTAGATTTGGCTTCGGACTCGAGCAGGAAGTTTGTTGAGAAGAAGTGCTCCCAACGCTGTTTGTTTAGAATCATCGGCACCGTCGCAGAACTGTCTCACTAGCGAGAACATGCGATTATACAGTGTAGGAAGTTGACTGCCCTCTGGATCGCAAACTAGTAATTGCGCCAATTTGGTGCACAGTATGTGCCTCATAGTGACCTTGTCGTCATAGTGGGTCTTCAGTATGTCCATTGCTATGCTGTGGTTTCCAGCTGTCTTTGAAAGTCCTCGAACCGACTGTAAAGCACGTCCACGTAAACATGATATCAGTAATGAGAATTTCGTTGTGTTATCAAGTTGAGACTTGTCGCCGACGAGTGTAGCGAATCGAGCGGAAAACTCGTCAATAATGTTGCCGTCAAATGTGAGAAGTTCCAGCTTCATGAGCAAACCTGAGTCCGACGGGAAATGAAGAGGTGCAGAGTTGAGTAAGGTTGACATTGGAGGAAAGTTGGCTGATATTTCCTTGTGTCGATGCCAAATTGCATCCGCATCTCGCGAGGCGGTATCGGAGGAGTCGGACGGTAGATATATTCTTGATCAACTGCATTCAGTAGGTAATCGAGCTGTTCCAGTTAGTTCACGGCGTTCATTGATTCGCGGTAGACACCATATTTACTGACACaatcttcgaaaattttctgctCGCCTGCTTCGGACAGCTGTAGGTGCGTCCACTCGTCGTGCAGTTTGGTTATTTTGCTGTAGGCTGTGAGGAGACTTGACCTGGTGCAGTTCCGTTCAAGACGGAGGGATTCGAGTTCTTCTT is part of the Necator americanus strain Aroian chromosome V, whole genome shotgun sequence genome and encodes:
- a CDS encoding hypothetical protein (NECATOR_CHRV.G20252.T1), with translation MSTLLNSAPLHFPSDSGLLMKLELLTFDGNIIDEFSARFATLVGDKSQLDNTTKFSLLISCLRGRALQSVRGLSKTAGNHSIAMDILKTHYDDKVTMRHILCTKLAQLLVCDPEGSQLPTLYNRMFSLVRQFCDGADDSKQTALGALLLNKLPARVRSQIYDKNVQQPQRHS